The sequence below is a genomic window from Lolium perenne isolate Kyuss_39 chromosome 7, Kyuss_2.0, whole genome shotgun sequence.
aaacaaatgcGGAATTAAGGCAAACAGAGATCCAAATAGAGCAACAGACCTGTTCTATGCTAAAATAGATCGGGCCGCTGGAGAACATTCATCCACCTTTACTGGAGCCCTAGGGGAAGCAAGCTGACCTAGATATCTCGTAAATTACTGTCCTAGCTGTAAAACGTGTAATTTGGGAACTGCTCAACATCCTAAACTGGGCATGGCTATCTCTTTTTATGTAGAGTACAACCAGTGTACAACATACAGCGTAAATACAGAAGCTATACATAGTATGTAACACTAGCCATTGCTAGGCTGCAACGCATAGACACAGTGACAAACCGTCCCCCCTACTCAATGACTGTTCATAACTCGCAAGAACTTTGAAAAGATGCATGAATGGAACGGATAGATATATACTAGGAAGGTAGAGATCTGTCACTCCAATGGCCACGGCCACGTTGCTTTAGCTTTGGCCTCCGGGTGTCATGTCGTTCTACAGTAAGGAAAGGCTCTGCACACTGCACAGATTCCAAGTAAATCTCAATCAGCACTGCCTAAATTGGGTGGTCTTGCCCTGCTAGAATCTCGGTTTTGTACTGTCGATCAGTCGATGATGGACATCTCTCTCACACGCACGCAAGCACGCGCGAACACGCAGCAGGCACACAGCTAGCGATAATAAGTTGACCATATATACATTAGTTACTGCCTTACTGGAGATTCAGATCAGCACAATCCGATCGTATTCCAGGAGTTAATTTAGTGCTTTCATCCCTGCATGGACACCATTACTCCATCAGGTCAGCGGTGGCCTCATTCTTAGGATACGATCTAGTATTACAGTTGATCTCCCTCACCTCACGTGTAGATCGACGTGCACATGGTGAGAAGACCGGCCATTGTTGACGTGGGTTTTTGAAGCGAGTCGTTTGACGAGTATAGCATGGGAGAATGAGGCAGGGGCAGCCTCATGGTTCGCCCATTTCCATGTTGGTTTGTACCTCTTCACTTGAGTAGCTCTTACATGCATGATAGCTCTTGGTGGATCACACACACTATCATGCACATAAATTGACAAGACCATCGAAGGAACAAATATGCatgatgagagagagagagagagagagagagagagagagagagagagagagagagagagagagagagagagagagagagagagagagagaggtctgTGCGTGTCATAAATCCTTGGCATGTAGTACAATCCAATGATCTAAGGATATCTAACCCTCTAAATGATACCAGCCCTCAAAATTCAAATTCGAAAGTTAAGTCTCTACAAAAATGGGAAAAATGTGAGTGTTCATAAGATGTGTGTTTACAatttcctaaaaatttcagaaCCAAATTGGAAACACACACGGAGAAACAGGAAAGATATATCCAACATGAATAGTGCCACAAGAAGACAGGCACAAATTAACACTGTTCACATATCAATTTGTCTTTTTTTGTTCCTTTGTTTGTGTTTCGAACTTGGTTCTGAAAATTTTAGGGATTGTGGACTCGTATCTTGTGGACAGTGGACACTCATAATCTTTTTCAAGTTTTTCagaaacttgaaaatttgaattttgaGGACAGGCATATCATGGTATAGTTAATTCAGAGGGTGGTATCATTCTCGCAGTCCAATTTCCAGCTAGTCCTGACTTCCTGTGAGCATAGATTGCATGTGGTCAAGCTGCTGCATGCATGCTTGAAGAGGCTGCTTGTAAAGCTGGTCGATGCTGGACTGGAGTGGCCCTGCCGTTTGTTATCCAAGGAAAGATTTCGCTGCACACGTTTGACAAAGGGGGAAATGACATTACCGAGGTATCTATATCTGGGTCAGTTGAATGGCCCGGTCACGCACACATCTGGCCCCGCATGCCAAGCACGAAACAGTGAAACCTAACTAGTACATGCGTGCATGACCTACAGTGCCCACCGCTGTTCCCGGCCAGGACTCTGTCGCTCTCTGTCGTGTGAGTTATAGAGAGCGAGAGAGACTGATGGAGTGTGGCTAGCCAAGCCCACTGCTCAGAGGAGAGATAAGTGGCGGACTGATCCATGAGAGTGACCAACAAGAACAACCAGTGGTCATCAAGGATAGCCGTCTAGCCAGTACAAATACCGAGTGCCACTTCACTCCACTTGTCATATCTCCATCCAGCACACCCTGTTCTACACTTCTACCTCAGCTAAGCTATAGCTAGCTACTTGAGTAAGGCTTGATCAACACGATGGAGAGCAGGAGCACGAAGGagccgcagcagcagcagccatggAGCTACTGCAGCTTCGCGGCGAGCATCGCGTGGCCGCCAAGATCGTACCCCTGCAGCTTCTGCGAGAGGGAGTTCCGGTCCGCGCAGGCCCTCGGAGGCCACATGAACGTCCACCGCAGGGACAGGGCCAGACTCCGGCAgggctcccctcctcctcctcctcgccctgCTGCTGCCGGAAGCGTTAACCCTAGATGGGCTGCTGCAGCTATCCCCAACCTTAActatcctcctcctccaccgtcgCAGCCATCTCTGTACCATCCCGGCGGCAGGAGCAATGAGTGCAATGAGCGCTCTTCGGTGGCCGCTTCCGCGAAGGCGAAGGGGCTGGAGCTGGGGGTGGGCGCTGGGGTGCATTGTTGtctggaggaggagaaggaggatggCCTGGATCTTGAGCTTAGGCTCGGCTGGTCTTGATCTGTCGAGCATATGATTCTCTGGCTCTGGCTGGTTACCTCGATCACTTGGTTGCTTCTCTAGTCAGTTAGTGCCCTAGCCAGCTCGCTTAGTATTAAGGGAAGATCTAGTGGCCAGTAGATAGTTAGATATAGTTTGTTCAGCTAGATCTAAGAAGGCCTGAACTGATGTATGCTTCTTCAATTTTAAGTACTGTACTAGTTTGGTTTGAATGTTTCAGCTACTAGGTCTTATTGGTGTTTGTACACTTGTCTGCTAGTATGTGAAACTGATGTATTTGATAGTCTTCGATCTAGAGGTTCCTCGACAACACATTTTCCTGTAATTTCTCCCCAACATCATTCTTAGGAAGGCTGGTGGGTGCAATTTGGTGCGCGCGTGATAAAAGGACCAAACCTTCCATTGAGGAACCCTACTTGATAGCGCGGACACCTAAGGCTACACAACCATAAAACtaaaagtgttgtcttgatctctCACTTTTTAAGGGGTTGATCACCATCTTGTGCCTATCATACATATTACCTAAAACACTCAAGCGCACGGTTAAACATCCTTGTGTTATTAACGAACACATAAAACACACTTAGGGAGGGAAATGCCCTTTCTACGTTGCTGACAGCCCGTTCGTGAGCACTGAAATCGCTTTGAGTTCCAAAATAGAATGCCAAACGATCTTGAGCCATCGTTGGTATGGATGAGGTTGGCGTTCGGATGTGGGTGAGGGTTAGAGATGCTCGGGGAAAACAAGGTGTTTTGGTTGAATCCAACATTCCCGCTATCAGTGTACTCGGGGGGAACCTCGATAGCGGCTTCGTGCTCGCGCTTTCATGGAAGTGGGCCTGTGATGACGACGATGCACTCCTTGAATGGTTCACCAACTAGTGCTCCTTTGGCTTCCGCCGACTGCAGCGGGAGCGACATAGCAGAATTCCCAGAGCTAAAACCAATTTCAACTCATGTTTATTTCCTCTTTATCCATATGCAATAAGTTAAGATTGAGTACATGATATATTGATAACAACAATGCCACATATTCTAGCAACATCAATAATATAAGTAATCAACTAGATATCTCAGCACACGTGCAATGAGGTCAACATATGCTTCTCTTACTTAATCTAGATAATCGAGCTGCTTCTCCCACTTGATCTAGATGAACATCAAGAGCTTTTTATCCTAGTTGATCCAGATGGTAAAGATCAGCTTCTTCCACTATAGGCGCATCATATGGTTCACAATGATAAACCTACATAATATATTTGTTGCCCACCCCAAAAATATGTAAATGATTTTCATTATATGTTGACgcatcttctcaccattcatacatgtgttgCACGAGCAATACTCGTCTAGGTTGTGACCTTAATAAGCTCTAATAAACCTCGTAAATTCAATGACACCATCTACTTCTGAAGGGGTGGATAATAGTCGATGCAATATCCAAGGTTTGTCCATCTGTTCAATTATAAGATACAtgattggtgattaatttaatgcAAAGCAGGAAATATTTATGGACagagtacaaaactatatatacttATGCACTTCATCAAACATATAGAGTACAAAATTAAATATGTCCATCGATAGTTTAGCAGAACTGATTGATCTAATGCAAAACTATGCCATGGCATGTCAACAAACAAATCGAGTGAAAAAATGGACTGCGCCCGTGCAATCAAGCAAATATATCAATCTCGAATTAAACAATCGTAAAATATTTGACCATGAAAATCAAGTGCAAAACAATAAAGTGCCAACCAACTAGATCGAGCATACATACGAAATTAGCAGCATCAAACAAACTACACATCGTTTTCCCGATTTGcccaatgcatgatcaagatagagATAACAAGCTTACCATGGGATTGTCTTGACCGTCGGCGCATCTAGGTAAAAACGATagagaggggaagcttcttcacgCAGACATTGATCTAAGTTGTATTGCGGTGGGGTGGGGCCGTGGGGGTGACTTCATGTGTAccgagatgataaggggtggtggGTGGTGTTTTGTATTACACATGGGTGTGAGGTGTGTGGGGTTATGTTTTCTGTACGCTCCTTTCAAATTATCCCGCGCGTGTAGTTGAAATTAGACTTTTTCGGTAGTCGACATAAATTCATTTAAGTGAGAAGAAGTTACATAGAAAGCTTGAAAATTAGTTAAACTTGGATAATCTGTAAATTATGTTCTACTTGTTTTGAACAATGGAGTGGTACTATTTTGAAtcccaagaatgttcatacatgataggctatattgtgaagcaatgttTTTTAGAAGTTGTCGAATTTAAAGCTAACATTGTTCATGGAAACTAGTGCGTATTAGTGGACTCCTTGCACAAGTTttaagtttatttttatttttatacaTTCACTACACGGGTTGTGGAGGTTTTAAATGCCAAAGCACGCACCTAATTGCTGCGCTCGCCCTAAACCGACAAATAAAAGGGACCATGGATAACTACATCATCGATTGTGCAAAAGGGAAACTTTGTTATCGCAACGcatactgtcgttgcctattcgacaatacctcggaggagggatcctcgtgacggggagaagaagtaggggccatagggcggagagcactcgggacggtggtacgcgatttacccagcttcggaacatctgctcgatgacagggcctactgctgcttgtctggaattatctgggcgctttcgcgttgttacaatgagttgtggttgtgcctctagggctcccggggtccggcttataaaggcgtacggatctagggtttacatggagagtcctagccggattacaggttgcctaactacggtacaatatcttgccgtgtacgtcaaggatccgccttccttctacgtCGTAATGGATCCGGAttcctcatgggccttcacggatccgacctccttcgtaggtcggttaggatccggctttccaatcctgggctggacttcatccttcctgatcaacagcaactgggctgcccgatgggccacatgccacatcacagtctgtgggccacccgggcttgtgatacgtctccgacgtatcgataatttcttatgttccatgccacattattgatgatatctacatgttttatgcacactttatgtcatatttatgcgttttccggaactaacctattgacgagatgccaaagggccagttcctgttttctgctgtttttggtttcagaaatcctagtaaagaaatattctcggaattggacgaaatcaacgcccatggtcc
It includes:
- the LOC127303860 gene encoding uncharacterized protein, which translates into the protein MESRSTKEPQQQQPWSYCSFAASIAWPPRSYPCSFCEREFRSAQALGGHMNVHRRDRARLRQGSPPPPPRPAAAGSVNPRWAAAAIPNLNYPPPPPSQPSLYHPGGRSNECNERSSVAASAKAKGLELGVGAGVHCCLEEEKEDGLDLELRLGWS